In Athene noctua chromosome 7, bAthNoc1.hap1.1, whole genome shotgun sequence, the following proteins share a genomic window:
- the LOC141962280 gene encoding uncharacterized protein LOC141962280 produces the protein MAGRVWHVVTQSPSLAEQHSKANLEEPGTVAMLACSQNRKPTFTQGLKCRSVLEGNPALFQCKLVACPAPHMSWFHNNRPVHQDCRKVIRTESEEHMHHASLERLPLVGPHRPGLACGREHSGQVVDAEELLDEEIRWKLQRLREAKRAVLKKKQESLMSVPQGGPLGKPNPPEAAARMDGSEPLAVQVEKGYCGSKAAGERWQMPGGLLEACPPLFVQEVKPQEAVEGHRCTFSCLFHGRPQPTVTWYNNDKPVGRIRGTAVHTTECRSTLTFPSLLPQHGGTITCVIFNPLGTVSTSAALHVRQRMPAHEAMKKEVEEEGKKEEEEEEEEEKVKDKEEEEEEKVEEEEEEVSLAFATVQGLPSVAQDSDLLSLPVEIKITAPTPTPEQDTEMRETTRPSPNQAAPTIKHKFKFSFDVGNDPPQIVVEAPAHIRCHEGEAVVLECAVSGQPPPAVVWCLNGQNLSASERLRFEEGKNGVYRLHIQGVSVADAGLYCCVAKNVAGTAQTASELTVQPSTPKLYIKDGGTGELPAMDHVLHLQGLSTLGKDEEEQITCSKEEEAHLSWSPRLSPPPGEQLEESSEKTPDFRESEVEETMVLDIMEVYARQEMGYREESVRDTDGISETRQQRGKAVSEEQSFVIDATELHPNMSREEHELVAKDSGHFSEDLEAEGDKVLPHTDSLSWDILKSPFMEVKGQTHASEQSALAKECEDSQFFIPVSPTVQEGSDVYMEESDGSAWKAMALDVPLVEEPSVPHLQDNIASIPTKDQFGFYDFCIEEQQEEQAEEQERSVDIQQDIEVDDNLCKEEITDARDVVHWEVHNDGQMLQEMESDAGNSSVDLIFTPPGIENSGQGFTEEVEVHLEEVRLKEQLLPSETDETNITFDLKKFVESFSAAETVDTEQAQTPTALESVEVGVAGLISPVHQRDVLVEEVPLNEELHQSYMMQQEEVTAQNEAQSREIRRVDLRISKGALGSTMISAEEGSAAEEINESEVNVWGKDSLEGQIHGFMVESTENFQRGLQETHVWESVELLDTTDSHGDSFIIDLKKAAREKKPEAGHQAEEKEGSVMEKVIETQMSSSTCEIESTDSPEQLLRDTQQEPNTTKGFSFGQLLRGLIMDDPVAQREQRKESWGKKKTPTEEASENSLDGEGLWDDISADPAPSVVQASELEPDLSLAKYLRSTGRQETPDLKETVQKEQRETITSLEVEEVTFSMVYDYYNNQQELTRPFSPESEMSIELESRSGEESPDSDHFYTPPSSVEIFETASSASYHTPLGTPERYSTPSEGSGYSTPPERYSTPSEGSGYSTPPERYSTPSEGSGHITPPECYSTPSEGSGHITPPERYSTPSEGSGHSTPPERYSTPSEGSKRNTPSERYFTPFEGPCSASGDSTPPERYQTPTGEYKDALTMLPLCERRQQPPDQPQAEVFRTPCEALEPSGRDMPPAFLKPLSKRRLYEGSTLSFVAEVVGVPKPGVKWYHNKSLLELGERVRIEKHGDKCVLEITNVQKADGGQYLCHAVNIVGEAKSIAQVEVLSEDGQSLALPPPVTHQHVIHFDLEQNTSSRSPSPQEILLEVELDENEVKEFEKQIKIITSPEFSPDKKSMVVSLDVLPLALLEQAAGLTTEENEDVKIDFQVTEMPPRFAVPFADVEVTEGLEAVFECVVTGTPVPVVQWFRGNTCVTPATGKYVVSQKEGLHSLKVQNISPLDGGSYQCRAINRLGEAMCKGSLVVLAQQGASAKASSETVVASVPHKPQKCDLLLSKTVSPGDQSEIELEFEFKPRIDDSEKAIQLLAVTQKEQEVEGEKCVNISFDVFAEPSQEEQVEFRAEDSESCSFEFQVTEAPPKFLRLISDYSTFVGASACFHCLVTGSPHPSIRWYKDGVLLEGDRYCAQEEQGGSHSLTIKDLIQSDSGQYKCIATNRAGTAETCAVLTLY, from the exons GACTGTCGCAAGGTGATCCGCACTGAGAGTGAGGAGCACATGCACCATGCCAGCCTGGAG AGGCTGCCCCTGGTGGGCCCTCACCGTCCAGGGCTGGCATGTGGTAGGGAGCACAGTGGCCAAGTAGTGGATGCTGaagagctgctggatgaggagatcCGTTGGAAGCTGCAGCGGCTGCGCGAGGCAAAGAGGGCAGTGCTGAAAAAGAAGCAGGAATCCCTCATGTCCGTGCCCCAGGGGGGCCCTCTGGGGAAGCCCAATCCACCTGAGGCAGCTGCTAGGATGGATGGCTCAGAGCCCCTTGCGGTACAGGTAGAGAAGGGGTACTGTGGGTCcaaggctgcaggagagagatGGCAGATGCCAGGTGGGCTCCTGGAGGCCTGCCCACCCCTCTTTGTCCAGGAGGTCAAGCCTCAGGAGGCTGTTGAGGGGCACAGATGCACGTTCTCCTGCCTCTTCCATGGCCGCCCACAGCCCACAGTCACTTGGTACAACAATGACAAGCCTGTGGGACGCATCCGGGGCACCGCTGTTCACACCACAGAGTGCCGGTCTACACTGAccttcccatccctgctcccACAGCATGGTGGCACCATCACCTGTGTCATCTTCAACCCACTGGGCACAGTCAGCACTTCAGCTGCACTCCACGTGAGGCAGAGGATGCCAGCCCATGAGGCCATGAAGAAAGAGgtggaagaggaagggaagaaagaggaggaggaggaggaggaagaggagaaggtgaAGGAtaaagaagaagaggaagaagagaaggtggaggaggaggaggaagaagtcaGCCTGGCCTTCGCAACAGTGCAGGGACTGCCAAGTGTAGCTCAAGACTCAGACTTGCTCTCGCTGCCTGTGGAAATCAAAATCACTGCACCCACTCCAACACCAGAACAAGACACAGAGATGAGGGAGACTACACGGCCCTCTCCAAATCAGGCTGCTCCCACCATAAAACACAAGTTCAAATTTTCATTTGATGTGGGAAATGATCCACCCCAAATTGTGGTAGAAGCCCCAGCACACATTCGTTGCCATGAGGGGGAGGCAGTGGTGCTGGAGTGTGCTGTGTCTGGGCAGCCTCCTCCAGCTGTGGTCTGGTGCCTGAATGGCCAGAACCTCTCTGCCAGTGAGAGGCTGAGGTTTGAAGAAGGCAAGAATGGCGTGTACCGCTTACACATCCAAGGGGTCTCTGTTGCAGATGCTGGGCTGTATTGTTGTGTGGCCAAGAATGTGGCTGGAACAGCACAGACTGCTTCTGAGCTGAcagtgcagcccagcacacccaAGTTGTACATCAAGGATGGAGGCACTGGGGAACTGCCTGCCATGGACCATGTTCTGCACCTCCAAGGCCTCAGCACACTTGGGAAGGATGAAGAAGAACAGATCACATGCTCCAAGGAGGAGGAAGCCCACCTATCCTGGTCACCAAGGCTGTCTCCACCTCCTGGTGAGCAGTTGGAAGAGTCAAGTGAGAAAACTCCTGACTTCAGGGAGAGTGAGGTGGAGGAAACAATGGTGCTGGATATCATGGAAGTTTATGCTAGGCAAGAAATGGGTTATAGAGAAGAAAGTGTGAGGGATACAGATGGAATTTCTGAGACAAGACAGCAGAGGGGAAAAGCTGTCTCCGAGGAACAGAGTTTTGTAATTGATGCCACTGAGCTGCACCCcaacatgtccagagaagagcatGAACTGGTGGCCAAGGACTCAGGTCACTTTTCAGAGGATCTGGAGGCTGAAGGAGACAAGGTGCTACCACATACAGATTCTCTGTCCTGGGACATCTTAAAGTCACCATTTATGGAAGTGAAAGGGCAAACACATGCCTCTGAACAGTCTGCTCTGGCAAAGGAGTGTGAGGATTCACAGTTTTTCATTCCTGTATCACCCACGGTGCAAGAGGGGAGTGATGTTTACATGGAGGAGAGTGATGGCTCTGCCTGGAAGGCAATGGCTCTTGATGTGCCCCTTGTAGAAGAGCCAAGTGTGCCCCACCTGCAGGACAACATTGCAAGTATACCCACAAAGGATCAGTTTGGCTTTTATGACTTCTGTAttgaggagcagcaggaggaacagGCCGAAGAGCAAGAGAGATCAGTTGATATTCAACAGGACATCGAGGTTGATGATAAcctttgtaaagaagaaattACTGATGCTAGGGATGTTGTACACTGGGAAGTGCACAATGATGGACAAATGCTGCAAGAAATGGAGTCTGATGCAGGCAACTCTTCTGTGGATCTAATCTTCACTCCTCCTGGCATAGAAAACTCAGGTCAGGGTTTTACTGAGGAAGTTGAAGTTCACCTAGAAGAAGTACGTTTGAAAGAGCAGCTGTTGCCATCTGAGACTGATGAGACCAATATCACATTTGATCTGAAGAAGTTTGTGGAGTCTTTCTCAGCTGCAGAGACAGTGGACACCGAACAGGCACAAACCCCCACAGCTCTGGAGAGTGTGGAGGTAGGAGTGGCTGGGCTCATCTCCCCTGTGCACCAACGTGATGTGCTTGTGGAAGAGGTGCCTCTAAATGAGGAGCTGCATCAGAGCTACATGATGCAGCAGGAGGAAGTCACTGCCCAGAATGAGGCACAGTCAAGAGAAATCAGAAGGGTTGATTTGCGAATCTCTAAGGGGGCCCTTGGCAGCACCATGATATCTGCTGAAGAGGGATCTGCGGCTGAAGAAATTAATGAGTCAGAGGTAAATGTCTGGGGGAAGGATTCACTTGAGGGACAAATTCATGGTTTTATGGTGGAGTCCACAGAAAATTTCCAAAGAGGACTGCAGGAAACACATGTGTGGGAGAGTGTGGAACTACTGGACACCACAGACTCCCATGGTGACAGCTTCATCATTGACTTGAAAAAAGCTGCACGTGAAAAGAAACCCGAGGCTGGGCATCAGGCTGAGGAGAAAGAAGGTTCTGTGATGGAAAAGGTCATTGAGACACAAATGAGCAGCTCTACCTGTGAGATAGAAAGCACAGATTCCCCTGAGCAGCTGCTCAGGGACACCCAACAGGAGCCAAACACAACCAAGGGCTTCTCTTTTGGGCAACTCTTACGTGGTTTAATAATGGATGATCCTGTGGCACAGAGGGAGCAAAGGAAGGAGTCTTGGGGCAAGAAGAAGACTCCTACGGAGGAAGCTTCTGAGAATAGCCTGGATGGAGAAGGACTGTGGGATGATATTTCTGCAGATCCAGCGCCCAGTGTTGTTCAAGCCTCAGAGCTGGAGCCTGACTTATCCCTGGCCAAGTATTTAAGGTCAACTGGGAGGCAGGAAACTCCAGATCTCAAAGAGACCGTTCAGAAGGAGCAGCGAGAGACCATCACTTCACTGGAAGTGGAGGAGGTTACCTTCAGTATGGTTTACGACTATTACAACAACCAACAGGAACTCACCAGGCCCTTCTCTCCTGAGTCAGAAATGTCTATAGAGCTGGAGAGCAGGAGCGGAGAGGAGTCACCTGATTCAGACCACTTCTACACACCTCCCTCTTCAGTGGAGATCTTTGAAACTGCTTCATCAGCATCCTACCACACACCACTCGGTACACCTGAGCGCTACTCCACACCATCCGAGGGCTCAGGGTACAGCACACCGCCTGAGCGCTACTCCACACCGTCCGAGGGCTCAGGGTACAGCACACCGCCTGAGCGCTACTCCACACCGTCCGAGGGCTCAGGACACATCACACCACCCGAGTGCTACTCCACACCATCCGAGGGTTCAGGACACATCACACCACCCGAGCGCTACTCCACACCATCTGAGGGCTCAGGACACAGCACACCACCCGAGCGCTACTCCACACCATCCGAGGGTTCAAAACGCAACACACCCTCAGAGCGCTACTTCACACCCTTTGAGGGACCCTGCTCTGCATCAGGGGACAGCACACCACCAGAACGCTACCAGACACCCACTGGAGAATATAAGGATGCCCTGACCATGCTTCCCCTCTGtgagagaaggcagcagcctccaGACCAGCCACAGGCTGAGGTTTTTAGGACCCCCTGTGAAGCTCTGGAGCCATCAGGCAGGGACATGCCACCTGCATTCCTCAAGCCATTGAGCAAGAGGCGGCTGTATGAGGGTAGTACGCTGAGCTTTGTGGCTGAGGTGGTGGGTGTGCCCAAGCCAGGGGTGAAGTGGTATCATAATAAATCTCTGTTGGAGCTGGGTGAGAGAGTGCGGATAGAGAAGCATGGGGACAAATGTGTGCTGGAGATCACTAATGTCCAGAAAGCTGATGGAGGACAGTATCTGTGCCATGCAGTGAACATTGTCGGGGAAGCTAAAAGTATTGCTCAGGTGGAAGTTTTGTCTGAAGATGGGCAGTCACTAGCACTGCCCCCCCCTGTCACCCACCAGCATGTTATACACTTTGACCTGGAGCAAAACACATCTTCAAGGTCACCTTCACCACAGGAAATCCTCCTGGAAGTGGAACTGGATGAAAATGAAGTGAAGGAGTTTGAGAAGCAGATCAAAATCATAACCAGTCCTGAGTTTAGCCCAGATAAGAAGAGCATGGTGGTTTCCCTGGATGTCCTTCCACTTGCCTTGCTGGAGCAAGCTGCAGGCTTGACCACAGAGGAGAATGAAGATGTAAAAATAGATTTCCAAGTAACTGAAATGCCTCCCCGCTTTGCCGTGCCTTTTGCAGATGTTGAGGTGACAGAAGGCTTGGAAGCAGTGTTTGAGTGTGTGGTAACAGGTACTCCTGTCCCAGTAGTGCAGTGGTTCAGAGGCAACACCTGTGTGACACCTGCCACAGGGAAGTATGTTGTGAGTCAGAAGGAGGGTCTTCACAGTCTGAAGGTCCAAAATATAAGTCCTTTGGATGGTGGCTCTTATCAATGTCGGGCAATCAATAGGCTGGGAGAAGCAATGTGCAAAGGCTCCCTTGTAGTATTGGCTCAGCAGGGAGCAAGTGCTAAGGCAAGCAGTGAGACAGTTGTGGCCAGTGTACCACACAAGCCCCAGAAGTGTGATTTGCTTTTGAGTAAGACTGTGAGCCCAGGTGACCAGTCAGAAATAGAGCTGGAGTTTGAGTTCAAGCCGCGCATAGATGACTCAGAGAAAGCGATCCAACTGCTTGCAGTGACTCAAAAAGAGCAAGAAGTGGAAGGGGAGAAGTGTGTCAACATTAGTTTTGATGTGTTTGCAGAGCCGTCGCAAGAGGAACAGGTTGAATTTAGGGCAGAGGACTCAGAGAGCTGCAGCTTTGAGTTCCAGGTCACAGAAGCCCCACCCAAATTTTTGAGGCTCATTTCTGACTATAGTACATTTGTAGGTGCCTCAGCATGCTTCCATTGTCTTGTGACTGGTTCCCCCCACCCAAGTATCCGCTGGTACAAGGATGGGGTGTTGTTGGAAGGGGACAGGTACTGTGCGCAGGAAGAGCAAGGGGGTTCTCACAGCCTGACTATTAAAGACTTGATTCAAAGTGACAGTGGGCAGTACAAATGTATAGCTACTAACAGGGCAGGAACTGCTGAGACTTGTGCCGTGCTAACATTATACTAA